The region TCAACCGCTTCCCGCACTCAGGCCCACACCGGCACCCGGGCCCGCACTCTCTGCCAACGTCGTCCAGCCCATCCAGGCCAGCACAAGGACACTCACCGCCATCACACGCCTCGCAATCGCAGCCCGACACGGCCCGGCCCGTGCCATCGACGAAGCCCACTGAATCGGCACGAAGAAGGCGACACTGCGCGAAGGGGGAAACTGCCGAAGAGCCCCAGGGCTGGCGCAGGAGGGGGAGTGGAGAGGAGAGGACGAGGGAGCGCGTATACAGGAAGTACGCGTATGGGTGGGAATCGACCGTGTTGAGGAACGGAATCGGAAAGGTCTCGAAGGTTCTGGATGCGTCGGAGGCGCGGCGGAAGGTGATGGAGCGAGAGAGTTTGAGAAGAGGTTTGCATATGAGAGAGATGTTAGCAAGTTCTGAAGGGTTAAGGTAGGGTAGCACCAGCTCTGCGCATTGAAGCAGAGGAGGCTCTCTCACGTTGCAGCGCTTGGGGAAACCACTTTCTTCCGCCGTTATCATTTGTCGTTCATGGATTCCACCATTAAGATTCACTTGCGTATATAGggttattttttttcaactaatttgattctctatttttatttttattttgaaaaattatgttttgacaaaattttttaataaacttaacaaaatttctaaaaataaaattaaagtacattaaatttttattttttaattaaaataaagtaataaaataattttttttttatctaaataaaaaagtttgtcaaaattttgttaaaaaaacttTCTCAACctataatagtttttttaacctttttttgtaTCTACTATGACAACCCTAATTATTTCAATAagagataattttttttgttttattcatcaTGAAGTGAAAACGTTTATTCATTGTGTTTTGATGCACTATATGGTGTATTTCTTGCACCTTTTATTTCGTTGTTCATCTCTTAATGTTTGTTCCTCTTTATAGATACTAATTGTTCTTAATTCCTCCTCTTAATTGGTCGTcatatcacttttttttattatcctcACAACTTTATCTTTATTATCCTTTCGAGATCTAACTTCTAAAAgaataagtaaattttgtattttgttgatATGATTGAGAGATATGCATACACCTTTTGGATAATGGaatagttgaaaaaaaatgtttattatcatATAGTATATCAAATAGGTATcatgtgaaaatatgaaaatagtaCATGTACCACAGAGGTCGGACAGGCCACTAACTCAAAGGACCGTAAATAGTATAGTCAGGTACATAGTAACATAACAAATGATAGGCGCTAAAAAACAAGATGGTTAAATATATGCCTCGCAGATGACAAAGTATCGATCCGCTAACTATAACACATATACCCAATGTTGCCTATATAGTGGCAAAACCAGTCAATTATTTGTCACCATCAATTAAAGAAGAGATATGCATAACTAACCAGACACAATCATGGACGACAAGTACACAggcaaaaaaatataatataatgatatgTTAGGAACCTACTCTAACTCAAGCAAAAACAAGGCAAGATCTAACGAAACATATTCAAAGAGTATTGGGCttgctgatgaaggattatcttgttttcttttagagttatgaatatggtgaagttgtttaagaaagctttttgaaaattctcaCTGGacatttgatgaaggattgaccccaaccaaggatgaaggcacatgcttaagaagactaagcatatttagaaaggaagttcactaatccttcatccctttcatttgtgtttgttatttttgattctctaagttgacttagttgaatcaactttagttgacttgttgacctttgactaggtttgacttgttgactatagttgacttgacttaagtcaacatgctaatctatgtttatttgctttgtaggttaattaggagtaagaaatcaattctaggtggcgcatggtgattggggagcataaatgatgtggaggagagagtaaagcaagggcataaagcataaagaaaaaggcataaagcaagtgtacctatgtacctttggtctcttttgtttttagcacactatggcactttttggagacatataagacacattttttgtctccttttgtgctagaacgaaattagccttgcacacaccatagttagctcttttgtctctcattttttgtaaccttatttgacctagtttctagaagctagggttaggtttttgtagagacatccttaggtatcttttatttacttagaggcccctaaactcttctatataaggggtgctcctagacatgtaaaagggttgaacattttgaagtaaaaacactcttgtgtctcaaccatttgtgagagtttcctcccttgggagtgaatacttttaagccttatcttgcatagcaagtggcttctagcctagccttgtagtggtgtgcttctcacatttttaccatttctttcctttccattttatgttttcttcttcctttaattgttcttgattttctatggtttatgtgctttccattttcctttttgttttgaatcaatccatcatcttcttctattgagctttatgaaaggaaccttcacatctagatagcttgctatcttaatgtctagtagggatttcacttagctttcttaatcaactcacaccatattcaataatcataaaaaggaacaagataatccttcatcaacattaagatagcaagttaactagatgtgaaggttcatttctcaagctcatgaaaggaagaagagatttggattcaagcttaaaacacacacagatttaacaacacttaaagagcaaaatgaaagaagaaacaaataaaatggaaagcatagaagatggcAATAGatgaagcacgccactcataagGGGGGATCttagccaaccaaaccctagagatgagtgatggtgtcgccacttgcaagcaagataagacaaaggtgagttcacttcatGGAAGGAGAGCTCAGTAGCAGAACCCCTCTGGTTTTTAAAGTCTCAATCAATCTAATTTACTACGTGACTCGATTCCAAGTACCCAAATAAAGACCCCTCTATAGAATACTCTTTATGGTTAGTCTACCACTATCACAAGTATCTAGCACCCAACCGTACCCTGTCCAAACCATCGATTCAAGTCTTCACAATACCGGAGCATTAACCTCTTAAACAACTTCATTCATATCTACGAACACAGTCAACAGTTCAATATCTTCACTCACGCTATCAAGCATCCTACACTGTCATAACCAAAACTCTGCTGCCATTACTCTTAGAGTACTTCCCCCATACTTTCTCATGCATAATCATATCCATCCATATTTCCTCCAGTACCTATAACATTAATCCCAAACAATTTACAACATGACTAATTTTCATCCCATAGTGCATATATCCTCAATTATTACCTAATATCAGTAAGTCATATCCGGTACCTATCCAGTCACACGTAAACAAATACTATGCTTTCCCTACAGGATCTCTTACTACAATTTTCCCTTCTCCCTTTCTACCTTTGATAACCCATCCAACATCATAAACTACTCTCCTCACAGTTGATCATCATAGTACTTCGTCCCTTTTCGAATTATCGTAAACCTCACACACTCCAAATCCTCCCTCAGTTTCTATTTCCAAAAAAAGCTCGCAGCACTGCCCCTGACcacgctatcgcctggcggcgttttgcttgccgccaggcggagCATCAGTACCTGCACAAACCAGGCTTATTCATACCTGCTACAGCGTCCACCCTCTTTCTAGTACTCATTCCCGTCACTTACATTCTCTGAGATATAACGATTTCAATCAATTTCAGACCCACAAGTTCTCCAATAAAAGTTATACAAATCAATTTCAGAATCCATAATGGTTCTCATACATACATTCACAAAATCACGAAAATAGAACGCGAACAGTGTCGTGTCGCCTGGCAGAAattcatagccgccaggcggatcataccaaaacaagaacaacacaGCAAacctgatgtgccgcctggcggtagggaatgaaccgccaggcggtttctggaaaaatccagaaacctcAATACAACAGTGCAGAAATGACGCAGTGATCATGCTATGAGTCAAGGCATCGCGTAGTTATTCAATTACAATCAAAAAGGCAAgaaaacaactcccctaacctggaattcgcGCTCCAAATTGAGATTCCCACTCTCCTTGCACACCTTTTCCCTTTGCTAAAAGAACCACTCTGATTCTTCTCTCGCGGCCCTCCTTCACGCACCATAATCGTTCTTTCTCACTCTCAGAGCTATTTGCACCTCTCACAGACtgattttctcctctccttctctcttctctctcactCTTAATGTACCCcaattattctctattttactaaaacgaaatttattaaaagaaatatggtTAAGGCCATTCAATGGCTATCACCCATAAATTTTCAGCTTCCCCCCacttagttctcaacaaggtttgaacccacactcatgcatacaccaaaccaaggccaaaccactcaaccaacacatgtttcttgatgactcccacaattttaaggatttatcatcatccatacgcattcaatatatacacacaaaaaaatgcataatttaaataacacccaagtggcacacataggactcgaacccaagtcctcacacacactaaagtactctcaaccacttgagctagtacttttccatgtcatagttCTCCACATTTATTACTTTGAATATTCCcattacccgtcctaattaaataattaattaaataactatttaattttcccgggtcttacattacacccaccttttaagattttcgtcctcgaaaataagaCTTACCAGGAAATAGATGCGGGTAGGATTGCttcatgcgatcctccatctcccaggtcatctcCTGGGTAGTCTCATCCCACAGCACCTTCACAGTCTTAATTTCCTTCCCCCTTAGCTGTTTCACCTGTGAATCTAGAATTCGTACTGGCCCAGTGTTTACCGTCAAATCCTCCCGAATCTGAAAATCGTCTGACTCCAGTACGTGCGACGGGTCTGCAACATATTTCCTCAACTGAGATACGTGGAACACATTATGCAGATTCGTCAGGTGTGGTGGTAGGGCGATCTCATAAGCTGCAACTCCAATTCTCCTCAGAATCTGATAAGGCCCAACAAACCTCGGGGTTAACTTCCGCGATTTGATGGCCCTCCCAATACCAACTGTCGGCGTTACCCTGAGGAATACATGATTCCCAGCCTCGAACTCTAGAGGTCGTCTCCTCTTGTCTGCATAGGACTTTTGTCTGCTCTGTGTAGCCCTCATTCTCTCCTGGATTGCCCTAACCTTCTCAAAGGTTTGCTGTAAAAACTCGGGACCCAACACCAATGATTCTCCATCCTGGTTCCAACACAGTGGCGTCCTACACCGCCGCCCATACAACGCCTCATATGGAGCCATACCGATGTTGGTGTGATAACTATTGTTGTATGTGAACTCCACTAAGGGAAGCATCTCACTCCAACTACCCATATGATCTAATACGCAAGCCCTCAACAGatcctccaaggactgaatgGTACGCTCCGACTGCCCATCagtctgaggatgatatgcagaactcatcctcaactgagTCCCCAACGCGGCCTGTAATGACTGCCAAAAACGAGAGGTGAATCTCGGATCTCTATCTGACACTATACTGGCCGGCACACCGTGCAACCGGACCACTTCCCTTACGTATAACTCAGCCAATCTGTCCATTGACCACTTCTGATTGATAGCAAGGAAGTGAGCACACTTTGTCAACCTgtccactattacccagattGAGTCGTGCCCCTTCACAAACTTCGGCAAGTGAGTGACGAAGTCCATGGCAAcactgtcccatttccactgaggaATGTCCAACGACTCAAGTGTATCCCCTGGTCGCTGATGTTCAATCTTGGCCTTCTGACATACCAAGCACGATGCCACAAAGTCTGCAATGTCAGTCTTCATCACGTTCCACCAGAAGGACTGTTTCAAGtcgtgatacatcttagtcatacctggatgtatgctaagacggctTTTATGGCCCTCCTCTAGAATTTGTTTCCTCAACCTCCAATCTCCAGGCACACAGACTCGATCTCTGAACCTCAGGATACCATCTGTCCCAATCCGGTAGTCTTTCCCCTTCTCAGTCCCTATCCAACTCGCAAATTGCTGTAACTCAGCATCATCCTTCTGTTGGTCTCGGATAACTCCCAATACATCACTAGTCAATGTAAGCACCCCACATTTGATGCAATCATCACTCAGTTGCATACCCAGATTCATATCCCTGAGCTTCTCGATTAGCTCCAGCTCTTTCACCATCATAGCTGAAATGTGCATCCGTTTCCGACTCAAGGCATCCGCAACcacattagctttaccagggtggtaAAAGCAACTCGAAATCGTAATCCTTGAGATATTCCATCCAACGCCGCTGTCTCATATTTAGCTCCTTTTGATCAAACAGATATTTCAGGCTTTTATGATCACTAAATACCTGAAATTAGGAGCCATACAAATAATGTCTCCATGTTTTAAGAGCGAACACTACAGCAGCCAACTCCAGATCGTGGGTAGGGTAGTTTTTCTCGTGCACCTTCAACTGCCTAGAGGCATAAGCTACCGGCCTCTTCTCCTGCATTAGTACACAACCCAGACCCTGGTAGGATGCATCGCAGTATACCTCAAACATCTTGCTGGTATCTGGAATAATCAAAATCGGAGCGGTAGTCAATCTCCTTTTCATCTCTTCGAAGCATTCCTCACATTTATCAGTCCATGAGAAGGGTTGATCCTTCCTAGTGAGTTGAGTTAATGGACTCACCATTTTAGAAAACCCTTCCACGAACCTCCTGTAGTACCCAGCCAACCCCAAGAAGCTTCTGACCTCTGTTACAATCTGCGGTCTCTCCCATTTCAACACTGTCTCAATCTTACTCGGGTCCACTGATATACCACGTGAGGAAATCACATGCCCCAGAAACTGCACTTCGTCCAACCAAAATTCACATTTTGATAGTTTACCGTACAGTTGGTGTTCTCTTAATACTTCCAGCACGATTCTCAGATGGCCTGCATGCTCCTCCCTAGTCTGAGAGTAGATGAGAATATCATCTATAAATACCACCACAAATTTGTCCAGATATGGTCTGAAGAtgcggttcatataatccatgaagacAGCTAGGGCGTTTGTCACTCCAAAGGGCATCACGACATATTCGTAATGTCCATATCTCGATCTAAAGGCTGTCTTCTGGACATCATCCggtttgactaagatctgatgatagccagacctcaaatcaatcttggagaatacTCCTGCCCCTCTAAGCTGATCAAGTAAGTCATCGATTCTAGGCAGTGGGTACTTGTTCTTTATCGTCAACTTGTTCAACTGACGATAATCGACGCACAGTCGAGAACTAccgtctttcttcttcactaataaCACCGGGGCTCCCCACGGTGAAGCGCTGGGTCGGATGAATTTCTTCTCTAGCAGGTCTTTTATCTGATTCTTCAACTCTGCTAA is a window of Vigna unguiculata cultivar IT97K-499-35 chromosome 4, ASM411807v1, whole genome shotgun sequence DNA encoding:
- the LOC114182263 gene encoding histone-lysine N-methyltransferase SUVR3, with protein sequence MITAEESGFPKRCNVREPPLLQCAELVLPYLNPSELANISLICKPLLKLSRSITFRRASDASRTFETFPIPFLNTVDSHPYAYFLYTRSLVLSSPLPLLRQPWGSSAVSPFAQCRLLRADSVGFVDGTGRAVSGCDCEACDGGECPCAGLDGLDDVGRECGPGCRCGPECGKRLTRNGVAVRVKIVRHRRKGWGLHADQLIAKGEFVFEYAGELLTTKEAQRRHQYYDELASQGHSSSALLVVREHLPSGKACLRLNIDATRLGNIARFVNHSCDAGNLSTKLVRSSGALFPRLCFFASKDILVDDELTFSYGEIRKRSKGLPCFCNSPSCVGTLPSEDT